From the genome of Rathayibacter sp. VKM Ac-2759, one region includes:
- a CDS encoding HNH endonuclease signature motif containing protein → MPVAADERPAEASLDAIREGADDIGRLARAASRDLLAAAERLYAVYRAALAIPLAFARGGLSSRESSDLVERSIRAELAVGSGVSERELSRELERAHLLVEDLPSTRAALAAARIRWRAAEVICAVAALLPKESLAEFDERASELALSKTPTQLRRAVDRLRDELHDQPLEKRHARAREDRGVRLTPEIDGMATLSAYLPAPVAVGVYNRLDRIARTLRDGDGTDGDERTLAQLRADALTDLLCDGDISGTTPVSDGTEAPPTFVLGVRADVRLTLAASTAAGLDDAQADLDGYGPIPAGTARHLIGIAATFTRVLTDPETGTVTSVGRTHRVPPPQMRLHLHLRDQTCRFPGCTRPASTAEADHTLEWRNGGDTSLQNLASLCTAHHHVRHGDRWTYRLHPDGTADWTTPTGRHVTTRSPALPGRPSAPPPRFDDAAPPF, encoded by the coding sequence ATGCCAGTTGCAGCAGATGAACGACCCGCGGAGGCGTCACTCGACGCGATCCGCGAGGGCGCCGACGACATCGGCCGGCTCGCCCGTGCCGCGTCGCGGGATCTGCTCGCTGCCGCCGAGCGGCTCTACGCGGTGTATCGGGCAGCGCTCGCGATCCCGCTCGCCTTCGCCCGCGGCGGCCTATCGAGCAGAGAGTCGAGCGACCTCGTCGAGCGATCGATCCGCGCCGAGCTCGCGGTCGGGTCGGGGGTATCGGAGCGCGAACTGTCCCGCGAGCTCGAACGCGCTCATCTGCTGGTCGAAGACCTGCCGTCGACCCGTGCGGCTCTCGCGGCCGCGCGGATCCGGTGGCGGGCGGCCGAGGTGATCTGCGCGGTCGCCGCACTGCTGCCGAAAGAGTCGCTCGCCGAGTTCGACGAGCGCGCCTCCGAGCTCGCGCTCTCGAAGACCCCGACCCAGCTGCGACGCGCAGTGGACCGCCTCCGCGACGAACTCCACGACCAACCCCTCGAGAAGCGGCACGCTCGCGCGAGAGAGGACCGCGGCGTCCGGCTCACCCCCGAGATCGACGGGATGGCGACCCTGTCCGCGTACCTCCCCGCGCCGGTCGCAGTCGGCGTGTACAACCGCCTCGACCGCATCGCCCGCACCCTCCGCGACGGCGACGGTACTGACGGAGACGAGCGGACCCTCGCGCAGCTGCGCGCCGATGCGCTCACCGATCTGCTCTGCGACGGTGACATCTCCGGCACCACCCCGGTCAGCGACGGCACAGAGGCTCCGCCGACCTTCGTCCTCGGCGTGCGCGCCGACGTGCGCCTCACACTCGCCGCCAGCACCGCCGCCGGACTCGACGACGCCCAGGCCGACCTCGACGGCTACGGCCCCATCCCCGCCGGCACCGCCCGTCACCTCATCGGGATCGCAGCCACCTTCACCCGCGTCCTCACCGATCCGGAGACCGGCACCGTCACCTCCGTCGGACGCACCCACCGCGTCCCACCCCCGCAGATGCGCCTCCACCTGCACTTGCGCGATCAGACCTGCCGCTTCCCCGGCTGCACCCGGCCCGCCTCCACCGCCGAGGCCGACCACACCCTCGAGTGGCGCAACGGAGGCGACACCTCCCTCCAGAATCTCGCCTCCCTCTGCACCGCCCACCACCACGTCCGCCACGGCGACCGCTGGACCTATCGCCTCCATCCCGACGGGACAGCCGACTGGACCACCCCCACCGGACGCCACGTCACCACCCGTTCACCCGCCCTCCCTGGGCGGCCCTCCGCCCCACCTCCTCGCTTCGACGACGCCGCACCGCCGTTCTGA
- a CDS encoding MarR family transcriptional regulator → MTDTADTADSADHGIRTRVRQVTERQRDFERSLSRTLAVDPVGLGAMTHLLGAGPLTPTELARRLDISTAATTLVLNRLEAAGHVRRDRHPSDGRKLVVTASESSAALAQERVAPLIEGVEDLVASLDEGERATVLAFLDRLLAVYDAATE, encoded by the coding sequence GTGACCGACACCGCCGACACCGCCGACTCCGCCGACCACGGCATCCGCACGCGGGTGCGCCAGGTGACGGAGCGGCAGCGCGACTTCGAGCGCTCGCTCTCGCGCACCCTCGCGGTCGATCCGGTGGGCCTCGGCGCGATGACGCACCTGCTCGGAGCGGGGCCGCTGACCCCCACCGAGCTCGCGCGCCGGCTCGACATCTCCACGGCCGCCACGACCCTGGTGCTCAACCGGCTGGAGGCGGCGGGCCACGTGCGGCGCGACCGCCACCCGTCCGACGGGCGCAAGCTCGTCGTCACCGCGTCCGAGAGCTCGGCCGCGCTGGCGCAGGAGCGGGTGGCTCCGCTGATCGAGGGCGTCGAGGATCTGGTCGCGAGCCTCGACGAGGGAGAGCGCGCGACCGTGCTCGCGTTCCTCGACCGGCTGCTGGCGGTGTACGACGCGGCGACGGAGTGA
- a CDS encoding FAD-dependent monooxygenase, producing the protein MPRILISGASIAGPALAFWLDRYGYETTIVERAPELRLGGQNVDVRGAGREVARRMGLEDDIRAATTGEVGTRFVGRDGRTLAEFPAGTSDSGGATAELEILRGDLAQLLVDRTAESTEYRFGDRIVATEDDGDGVTASFDTAPDERFDLVIAADGIGSSTRRLVFGDEPGIRSLGLETSYATIPRTAADDDWWRWYSAARGRSITLRPDPYGTLRVALSYLTERSAERRSVDEQRARLREVFADAGWEAERVLAGVDASDDLYFESIGQVRAPRWSSGRVALVGDAAYCASPVSGMGTSLSIAGAYVLAGELAAHVDHRDGLAGYERRMRPYVDQAQTLPPGTPRLAHPVSRAGVAAFGLAVRLAASPVGSRLAARFATPPAEAIDLPDYAHLER; encoded by the coding sequence ATGCCGCGCATCCTCATCTCCGGCGCCAGCATCGCCGGGCCCGCTCTCGCGTTCTGGCTGGATCGCTACGGCTACGAGACGACGATCGTCGAGCGCGCCCCCGAGTTGCGCCTTGGCGGGCAGAACGTCGACGTCCGGGGCGCCGGCCGCGAGGTCGCCCGCCGCATGGGCCTCGAGGACGACATCCGCGCCGCGACCACCGGAGAGGTCGGCACCCGCTTCGTCGGCCGCGACGGACGGACGCTGGCCGAGTTCCCGGCCGGCACCTCCGACTCGGGAGGCGCCACCGCCGAGCTCGAGATCCTGCGCGGCGATCTCGCCCAGCTCCTCGTCGACCGCACCGCCGAGAGCACCGAGTACCGCTTCGGCGACCGCATCGTCGCGACCGAGGACGACGGCGACGGCGTGACCGCCTCCTTCGACACCGCCCCCGACGAGCGCTTCGACCTCGTGATCGCCGCCGACGGCATCGGATCGAGCACCCGCCGCCTCGTCTTCGGCGACGAGCCCGGGATCCGCTCGCTCGGGCTCGAGACCTCGTACGCGACCATCCCCCGCACCGCCGCCGACGACGACTGGTGGCGCTGGTACAGCGCGGCGCGCGGGCGCAGCATCACCCTCCGCCCCGACCCGTACGGCACCCTGCGCGTCGCGCTCTCGTACCTGACCGAGCGCAGCGCCGAGCGCCGCTCCGTCGACGAGCAGCGGGCGCGACTGCGCGAGGTCTTCGCCGACGCGGGCTGGGAGGCGGAGCGCGTGCTCGCGGGCGTCGACGCCTCCGACGACCTGTACTTCGAGTCGATCGGGCAGGTGCGCGCACCGCGCTGGTCGAGCGGACGCGTGGCGCTCGTCGGCGACGCGGCGTACTGCGCGTCGCCGGTCAGCGGGATGGGCACGAGCCTGTCGATCGCGGGCGCGTACGTGCTCGCCGGCGAGCTCGCGGCGCACGTCGACCACCGCGACGGCCTCGCGGGCTACGAGCGCCGGATGCGTCCCTACGTCGATCAGGCGCAGACGCTGCCGCCGGGCACCCCGCGTCTGGCCCACCCGGTGTCACGGGCCGGAGTCGCCGCCTTCGGTCTCGCGGTGAGGCTCGCCGCCTCGCCGGTCGGTTCCCGCCTGGCGGCGCGGTTCGCGACTCCGCCGGCCGAGGCGATCGACCTGCCCGACTACGCGCACCTGGAGCGCTGA
- a CDS encoding LacI family DNA-binding transcriptional regulator, producing MAIETNAAVGSAPRRRGVSMADVARRANVSGQTVSRVSNGKQNVDTETRERVLEAMRALGYRPNSAARALRTGRFHSIGVIMFTLSSFGNMRTLDAIAIAAADAGYSITLIPVSHPTQGEVSVAFHRLSEEAVDGVIIIVEAHLLDETDIVLPPELPVVVVDSAGGDKYPVVDTDQVSGARRAVEYLLELGHRTVWHIAGPERSYSAERRRETWESTLRAAGAPVPEVLVGDWSSASGYRIGRELAADPSVTAIFAANDQMALGVLRALHEAGRAVPGDVSVVGFDDMEESACFWPPLTTVRQFFGDTGRRSVDILLRELESGERSGVTLIPTGLVVRESTGPARA from the coding sequence ATGGCCATCGAGACGAACGCCGCAGTCGGATCCGCCCCGCGCCGCCGCGGGGTGTCGATGGCCGACGTCGCCCGCCGCGCCAACGTCTCGGGCCAGACGGTCTCCCGCGTGTCCAACGGCAAGCAGAACGTCGACACCGAGACCCGCGAGCGCGTGCTCGAGGCGATGCGCGCCCTGGGCTACCGGCCCAACAGCGCGGCCCGGGCCCTGCGCACCGGCCGCTTCCACAGCATCGGCGTGATCATGTTCACGCTGTCGTCGTTCGGCAACATGCGCACCCTCGACGCGATCGCGATCGCCGCGGCGGACGCGGGCTACTCCATCACCCTCATCCCCGTCTCGCACCCCACCCAGGGCGAGGTCTCGGTGGCGTTCCACCGGCTGAGCGAGGAGGCGGTCGACGGCGTCATCATCATCGTCGAGGCCCACCTGCTCGACGAGACCGACATCGTCCTGCCGCCCGAGCTGCCCGTCGTCGTCGTCGACTCGGCCGGAGGCGACAAGTACCCGGTCGTCGACACCGACCAGGTCTCGGGCGCCCGACGGGCCGTCGAGTACCTGCTCGAGCTGGGGCACCGGACGGTCTGGCACATCGCCGGCCCCGAGCGCTCCTACTCGGCCGAGCGCCGCCGCGAGACGTGGGAGTCGACGCTGCGGGCGGCCGGGGCCCCCGTCCCGGAGGTCCTCGTCGGCGACTGGTCGAGCGCCTCCGGGTACCGCATCGGCCGGGAGCTCGCCGCCGACCCCTCGGTGACCGCGATCTTCGCCGCGAACGACCAGATGGCGCTCGGCGTGCTGCGGGCGCTGCACGAGGCGGGGCGCGCGGTGCCGGGAGACGTGAGCGTCGTCGGCTTCGACGACATGGAGGAGTCGGCGTGCTTCTGGCCGCCGCTGACCACCGTGCGCCAGTTCTTCGGCGACACCGGGCGCCGCTCGGTCGACATCCTGCTGCGCGAGCTCGAGTCGGGCGAGCGCAGCGGCGTGACGCTCATCCCGACCGGGCTCGTGGTGCGCGAGAGCACGGGGCCGGCGCGCGCCTGA
- a CDS encoding sugar ABC transporter permease → MTTTSPPVPLREVTPPASPLAVPRSRAKSEWKGLAFVAPFLVVFVLVFIAPVVYSIYLSLFREQLVGGNAFVGLQNYITLFGDSNFWEGFGRVLLFLVVQVPIMLVLALIAALAIDSGRLHGTGFFRIVVFLPYAVPAVVAVLMWGFIYGDNFGLAANVNDLLGSDVVQPFSRDWILASIGNIVTWEFVGYNMLIFYSALKTIPGELYEAAEIDGAGAMRVITSIKLPALRGAIVIATIFSIIGSFQLFNEPNILRTLAPNIITTYFTPNMYAYNLSFAGQQYNASATVAIVMGVITAVIAYVVQLRGARKEN, encoded by the coding sequence ATGACGACGACGTCTCCCCCTGTGCCGCTGCGCGAGGTCACCCCTCCGGCGAGCCCCCTCGCCGTCCCGCGCTCGCGGGCGAAGAGCGAGTGGAAGGGCCTCGCCTTCGTGGCGCCCTTCCTGGTCGTGTTCGTGCTCGTCTTCATCGCGCCGGTCGTGTACTCGATCTACCTCAGCCTGTTCCGCGAGCAGCTCGTCGGCGGCAACGCCTTCGTGGGCCTGCAGAACTACATCACGCTGTTCGGCGACTCCAACTTCTGGGAGGGCTTCGGACGCGTCCTGCTCTTCCTGGTCGTCCAGGTGCCGATCATGCTCGTCCTCGCGCTGATCGCGGCCCTCGCCATCGACAGCGGGCGCCTGCACGGCACCGGGTTCTTCCGCATCGTCGTCTTCCTCCCCTACGCCGTCCCGGCCGTCGTGGCCGTGCTGATGTGGGGGTTCATCTACGGCGACAACTTCGGCCTCGCCGCCAACGTCAACGACCTGCTCGGCTCCGACGTCGTCCAGCCGTTCTCGCGCGATTGGATCCTCGCCTCCATCGGCAACATCGTCACCTGGGAGTTCGTGGGCTACAACATGCTCATCTTCTACTCCGCGCTCAAGACGATCCCCGGCGAGCTGTACGAGGCCGCCGAGATCGACGGCGCGGGAGCGATGCGCGTCATCACCTCGATCAAGCTCCCGGCGCTGCGCGGGGCGATCGTCATCGCCACGATCTTCTCGATCATCGGCAGCTTCCAGCTGTTCAACGAGCCCAACATCCTCCGGACGCTGGCTCCGAACATCATCACCACCTACTTCACGCCGAACATGTACGCCTACAACCTGTCCTTCGCCGGTCAGCAGTACAACGCGTCGGCCACGGTCGCGATCGTCATGGGAGTGATCACCGCCGTGATCGCCTACGTCGTCCAGCTCCGCGGCGCGCGGAAGGAGAACTGA
- a CDS encoding carbohydrate ABC transporter permease: protein MALATAPRSTAPRRSSAARSAARRGSSVQPRKSIAFTLLMSAFILYSLVPLAWLVINSTKTQAGLLSSFGLWFDGDFVFFQNIAETLTYRDGIFLRWLGNTLLYVVVGAGGATLLATLAGYGLAKFRFTGRKAVFAVVLGAIAVPGTALAVPTFLMFSQLGLTNTPWAIIIPSLISPFGLYLVWVYAVESVPTELLEAARMDGAGEFRTFFTISIRLLAPGIVTVLLFSVVATWNNYFLPLIMLSDPSWYPLTVGLNQWNAQATGVSAQPIYNLVITGSLLTIIPIVVAFLGLQRFWQSGLSAGSVKG from the coding sequence ATGGCCCTCGCGACCGCTCCCCGATCCACCGCCCCGAGGCGCTCCTCCGCAGCCAGGAGCGCGGCCCGCCGCGGCTCCTCGGTCCAGCCCAGGAAGTCGATCGCCTTCACCCTCCTGATGTCGGCGTTCATCCTCTACAGCCTCGTGCCGCTGGCCTGGCTGGTCATCAACTCCACCAAGACGCAGGCGGGCCTGCTCTCGAGCTTCGGCCTCTGGTTCGACGGCGACTTCGTCTTCTTCCAGAACATCGCCGAGACGCTGACCTACCGCGACGGCATCTTCCTCCGCTGGCTCGGCAACACCCTCCTCTACGTCGTGGTCGGTGCCGGAGGCGCGACGCTGCTCGCCACGCTCGCCGGCTACGGACTCGCCAAGTTCCGCTTCACCGGCCGCAAGGCGGTCTTCGCGGTCGTCCTCGGCGCGATCGCCGTGCCCGGCACCGCGCTCGCCGTCCCGACGTTCCTCATGTTCAGCCAGCTCGGCCTCACCAACACCCCGTGGGCGATCATCATCCCCTCGCTGATCAGCCCCTTCGGGCTGTACCTGGTCTGGGTGTACGCGGTCGAGTCGGTGCCCACCGAGTTGCTCGAAGCGGCGCGGATGGACGGGGCGGGCGAGTTCCGCACCTTCTTCACCATCTCCATCCGCCTGCTCGCCCCCGGCATCGTGACGGTGCTGCTGTTCTCGGTCGTCGCGACCTGGAACAACTACTTCCTGCCGCTGATCATGCTGAGCGACCCCTCCTGGTACCCGCTGACCGTGGGCCTGAACCAGTGGAACGCGCAGGCCACCGGCGTCAGCGCGCAGCCGATCTACAACCTGGTGATCACCGGCTCCCTGCTCACGATCATCCCCATCGTCGTCGCCTTCCTCGGACTCCAGCGCTTCTGGCAGTCGGGGCTCAGCGCCGGAAGCGTCAAGGGCTGA
- a CDS encoding sugar ABC transporter substrate-binding protein: MKIARSALRRTLTVVAAAALAAGSLAACSSGSGGGTSSGGTGTAADLDAALEAGGKITYWSWTPSAEAQVAAFEKAYPKVDVELVNAGTNKDEYTKLENAIKAGSGAPDVVQIEYYAMPQFALSDSLLDLSQYGMGDLEDKYSASTWGSVNIDGKLVGLPQDSGPMALFYNKTVFDQYGIAVPATWDEYVAAAEKLHTADPSKYITADTGDAGFATSMIWQAGGEPFTTDGTDVTVDLADEGTQKWTGVWNQLIEKKLLSDTPAWGDEWYKGLADGSIASLVTGAWMPGVLESSVPDASGDWAVAPIPTYDGTAVSAENGGGGQSVTSQSENPALAAAFLRWLNSDEESVDVFLQSGGFPSTTADLESSDFTGQESEYFGGQKINEVLTQASKDVRSGWSYLPYQVYANSVFGDTVGQAYANGTSLDDGLAEWQSKLVQYGNEQGFTVSE; the protein is encoded by the coding sequence ATGAAGATCGCCCGCTCCGCCCTCCGGCGGACCCTGACGGTCGTGGCCGCCGCGGCACTCGCCGCCGGCTCGCTCGCCGCCTGCTCCTCCGGCTCCGGAGGCGGCACCTCCTCCGGCGGCACCGGCACTGCGGCCGACCTCGACGCCGCGCTCGAGGCCGGCGGCAAGATCACCTACTGGAGCTGGACCCCCAGCGCCGAGGCCCAGGTCGCCGCGTTCGAGAAGGCGTACCCGAAGGTCGACGTCGAGCTGGTCAACGCCGGCACGAACAAGGACGAGTACACCAAGCTCGAGAACGCGATCAAGGCCGGCTCGGGCGCCCCCGACGTCGTGCAGATCGAGTACTACGCCATGCCGCAGTTCGCGCTGTCGGACTCGCTGCTCGACCTGTCGCAGTACGGCATGGGCGACCTCGAGGACAAGTACAGCGCCTCCACCTGGGGCAGCGTCAACATCGACGGCAAGCTCGTCGGCCTCCCCCAGGACTCGGGCCCCATGGCGCTGTTCTACAACAAGACCGTCTTCGACCAGTACGGCATCGCGGTCCCGGCCACGTGGGACGAGTACGTCGCCGCGGCCGAGAAGCTGCACACCGCCGACCCGTCGAAGTACATCACCGCCGACACCGGCGACGCCGGCTTCGCGACCAGCATGATCTGGCAGGCGGGCGGCGAGCCGTTCACCACCGACGGCACCGACGTCACCGTGGACCTCGCCGACGAGGGCACCCAGAAGTGGACCGGAGTCTGGAACCAGCTCATCGAGAAGAAGCTCCTCTCGGACACCCCCGCGTGGGGCGACGAGTGGTACAAGGGCCTCGCCGACGGCTCGATCGCCTCGCTCGTGACCGGTGCGTGGATGCCCGGCGTCCTCGAGTCCAGCGTCCCCGACGCCAGCGGCGACTGGGCCGTCGCGCCCATCCCGACCTACGACGGCACCGCCGTCAGCGCCGAGAACGGCGGAGGCGGCCAGTCGGTCACCTCGCAGAGCGAGAACCCGGCGCTGGCCGCCGCGTTCCTGCGCTGGCTGAACAGCGACGAGGAGTCGGTCGACGTGTTCCTGCAGTCCGGCGGCTTCCCGTCGACGACCGCGGACCTCGAGAGCTCGGACTTCACCGGTCAGGAGTCGGAGTACTTCGGCGGCCAGAAGATCAACGAGGTGCTGACCCAGGCCTCGAAGGACGTCCGCTCCGGCTGGTCGTACCTGCCCTACCAGGTCTACGCGAACAGCGTCTTCGGTGACACCGTCGGCCAGGCGTACGCCAACGGCACCAGCCTCGACGACGGCCTCGCCGAGTGGCAGAGCAAGCTCGTGCAGTACGGCAACGAGCAGGGCTTCACCGTCTCGGAGTAG
- a CDS encoding beta-galactosidase family protein, whose protein sequence is MTTARFAIGATDFELDGRPHRILSGALHYFRIHPDLWADRIHKARLMGLNTIETYVAWNAHEPQRGSWRADDGLDLGRFLDLVAAEGMHAVVRPGPYICAEWDNGGLPAWLFRDPEVGVRRSEPHYLEAVSDYLRRVYEIVAPRQIDVGGPVVLVQIENEYGAYGSDKEYLAELVRVTRDAGITVPLTTIDQPTPQMLADGSLPGLHLTGSFGSRTPERLATLREFQPTGPLMCMEFWCGWFDDWGTQHHTTDADASARELDALLAVGGSVNIYMFHGGTNFGLTSGANDKGRYAAITTSYDYDAPLDEGGDPTAKFWAFREVIARYAPVPAEVPSVKAPAPALTAPLVPGPALLGLDAAFGPATRLEAMASFDELEHDDGFVLFQTTLAAGEAPARLVVGEEVRDRAWVLLDGAPIGVLARDNHERALTLPRGHGELAILVENQGRVNYGTRIGEHKGLIGGVRLDGVELTGWTARPLALPCVPEIAVAASAFAAGPGLASGAFELDEPADLHLDTLHWGKGLVWVNGFLLGRYWRRGPQRTLIVPAPVTRAGRNEVVVLELEAIAEPEIRLLAAAELGHTEV, encoded by the coding sequence ATGACCACCGCTCGCTTCGCCATCGGCGCCACTGATTTCGAGCTCGACGGCCGCCCGCACCGCATCCTGTCGGGGGCGCTGCACTACTTCCGCATCCACCCGGACCTCTGGGCCGACCGCATCCACAAGGCGCGGCTGATGGGGCTCAACACCATCGAGACCTACGTCGCCTGGAACGCGCACGAGCCCCAGCGCGGCTCCTGGCGCGCCGACGACGGGCTCGACCTCGGCCGGTTCCTCGACCTCGTCGCCGCCGAGGGCATGCACGCGGTGGTGCGCCCAGGCCCCTACATCTGCGCGGAGTGGGACAACGGCGGGCTCCCCGCCTGGCTGTTCCGCGACCCCGAGGTGGGCGTGCGCCGCTCGGAGCCCCACTACCTCGAGGCCGTGAGCGACTACCTCCGCCGGGTCTACGAGATCGTCGCGCCGCGGCAGATCGATGTCGGCGGGCCGGTCGTGCTGGTGCAGATCGAGAACGAGTACGGCGCGTACGGCTCCGACAAGGAGTACCTCGCCGAGCTGGTCCGCGTGACCCGCGACGCCGGCATCACGGTGCCCCTCACGACGATCGACCAGCCGACTCCGCAGATGCTCGCCGACGGCAGCCTCCCCGGTCTGCACCTGACCGGCTCGTTCGGCTCGCGCACGCCCGAGCGCCTCGCGACCCTCCGCGAGTTCCAGCCCACCGGACCGCTGATGTGCATGGAGTTCTGGTGCGGCTGGTTCGACGACTGGGGCACCCAGCACCACACCACCGACGCCGACGCCTCCGCCCGCGAGCTCGACGCCCTGCTCGCCGTGGGCGGCTCGGTCAACATCTACATGTTCCACGGAGGCACCAACTTCGGTCTCACGAGCGGCGCCAACGACAAGGGCCGCTACGCCGCGATCACGACGAGCTACGACTACGACGCGCCGCTCGACGAGGGCGGCGACCCGACGGCCAAGTTCTGGGCGTTCCGCGAGGTCATCGCCCGCTACGCGCCGGTCCCCGCCGAGGTGCCGTCGGTGAAGGCACCGGCGCCCGCGCTGACCGCGCCGCTCGTCCCCGGGCCCGCGCTGCTCGGGCTCGACGCGGCCTTCGGGCCCGCCACGCGGCTCGAGGCGATGGCGAGCTTCGACGAGCTCGAGCACGACGACGGATTCGTGCTGTTCCAGACGACGCTCGCCGCCGGTGAGGCTCCCGCACGCCTCGTCGTCGGCGAGGAGGTGCGCGACCGCGCCTGGGTGCTGCTCGACGGTGCGCCGATCGGCGTGCTCGCGCGCGACAACCACGAGCGCGCGCTGACGCTGCCGCGCGGGCACGGCGAGCTCGCGATCCTGGTCGAGAACCAGGGCCGGGTGAACTACGGCACGCGGATCGGCGAGCACAAGGGCCTGATCGGCGGCGTGCGGCTCGACGGGGTCGAGCTCACCGGATGGACCGCGCGACCGCTCGCGCTGCCGTGCGTGCCCGAGATCGCGGTCGCCGCCTCCGCCTTCGCCGCGGGGCCGGGCCTCGCCTCCGGAGCCTTCGAGCTCGACGAGCCGGCCGACCTGCACCTCGACACCCTGCACTGGGGCAAGGGCCTCGTCTGGGTGAACGGCTTCCTGCTCGGCCGGTACTGGCGCCGCGGGCCGCAGCGCACGCTGATCGTGCCGGCGCCGGTGACGCGCGCGGGCCGCAACGAGGTCGTCGTGCTCGAGCTCGAGGCGATCGCGGAGCCGGAGATCCGGCTGCTCGCGGCGGCGGAGCTGGGTCACACCGAGGTGTGA
- a CDS encoding DUF2332 domain-containing protein, which translates to MGETADWYRRAAVELAQTSELQVEWALAVADDDALIALIDELPRAHRQPSLIFSVARLLGAPADLVGWLRDEWPRVAPVAAERLTQTNEALRSAPLVAALERITAPDEPIALIEVGASAGLCLAPERYAYAFSAEGVETRLGRGGPLLRCEVTGGGAPTRLPNVVWRRGVDLRPLDVRSAEDRAWLEALLPPDRPERTARLRAAVEVLREDPPKIVAGDAAEALPLLLDAVPPGLRAVVVSLGTLVYLPRASRERVLAAVEAGGASLVTLEAEALLPRIAAARADLSAPVPTPFVLAADGVPLACAAPHGGALSWLT; encoded by the coding sequence ATGGGAGAGACCGCCGACTGGTACCGCCGCGCCGCCGTCGAGCTCGCGCAGACCTCGGAGCTGCAGGTCGAGTGGGCGCTCGCCGTCGCCGACGACGACGCGCTGATCGCGCTCATCGACGAGCTGCCGCGGGCGCACCGGCAGCCGTCGCTGATCTTCTCGGTGGCGAGGCTCCTCGGGGCGCCGGCGGATCTGGTCGGCTGGCTGCGCGACGAGTGGCCGCGGGTGGCGCCGGTCGCGGCCGAGCGGCTGACGCAGACGAACGAGGCGCTGCGCTCTGCCCCCCTGGTCGCCGCGCTCGAGCGGATCACCGCGCCCGACGAGCCGATCGCGCTGATCGAGGTGGGCGCCTCCGCCGGGCTCTGCCTCGCGCCCGAGCGCTACGCGTACGCGTTCTCGGCCGAGGGGGTCGAGACGAGGCTGGGCCGGGGCGGGCCGCTGCTGCGCTGCGAGGTGACGGGTGGAGGCGCCCCCACGCGCCTCCCGAACGTCGTCTGGCGCCGCGGGGTCGACCTGCGGCCGCTCGACGTGCGCTCGGCCGAGGATCGCGCGTGGCTGGAGGCGCTGCTGCCGCCGGACCGGCCGGAGCGGACCGCGCGGCTGCGGGCCGCTGTCGAGGTGCTGCGGGAGGACCCTCCGAAGATCGTCGCGGGGGACGCGGCGGAGGCGCTGCCGCTTCTGCTCGACGCGGTGCCGCCCGGGCTGCGGGCGGTCGTCGTGTCGCTCGGCACGCTCGTGTACCTGCCGCGGGCGTCTCGCGAGCGGGTGCTGGCGGCGGTCGAGGCAGGCGGGGCGAGCCTGGTCACGCTCGAGGCGGAGGCGCTGCTCCCGCGGATCGCGGCCGCGCGGGCCGACCTGTCCGCGCCGGTGCCGACTCCGTTCGTGCTCGCGGCCGACGGGGTGCCGCTCGCGTGCGCCGCCCCGCACGGTGGCGCGCTCTCGTGGCTGACTTGA
- a CDS encoding ATP-dependent DNA ligase — MGALLYGTPATSHEIDDRALAHLQIVMVNKFRRSEAFAFQLDASSAHGTGRQTLWLHPAIPLQFSFNGSRMPAINPEWVRALMDEANSGRGLRILPEPAQQPASSGLTTAA; from the coding sequence ATGGGCGCACTCCTCTACGGCACTCCTGCCACCTCGCACGAGATCGACGACCGCGCTCTCGCGCACCTGCAGATCGTGATGGTCAACAAGTTCCGTCGCAGCGAGGCCTTCGCCTTCCAGCTCGACGCCTCCAGCGCGCACGGCACGGGCCGGCAGACCCTCTGGCTGCACCCCGCCATCCCGCTGCAGTTCTCGTTCAACGGGAGCCGCATGCCGGCGATCAACCCCGAGTGGGTCCGCGCGCTGATGGACGAGGCCAACAGCGGCCGCGGCCTGCGCATCCTCCCCGAGCCCGCTCAGCAGCCCGCGTCGAGCGGGCTCACGACAGCGGCCTGA